One window of the Anopheles cruzii chromosome 2, idAnoCruzAS_RS32_06, whole genome shotgun sequence genome contains the following:
- the LOC128266922 gene encoding neural cell adhesion molecule 2-like, translating into MWLEKLVLVYLLTLLNSLDGYFLDNHHLPNNGRHRRKDSNEAKAAHRNSLGPLQSQFITKNNTRVISQRGGLAVLPCSVTMTTPATVSWFRRKDYQLLTVGLSTYSSDDRFLVEHTRHLGNWALRIKNARKEDEGLYECQISTHPPQSIFIELRIVEAVAEILEAPDLHIDEGSTLRLECKLKRATESPLYVFWYHEDRMVNYDQEDGVSVSSSKLTSSILTVRNATARHGGNYTCAPANARQSSVYVHVLKGEKPEAMQVPHKNPTATSGSRAATATTATSGLCVVLCGMLPAWTTVSLILTALLRWIPAPAASVPGYRTGVVRHGGRSLPSLRHASPLLCILIALLLSVQTFFSKSIKLFDVV; encoded by the exons AGAAAAG ACTCGAACGAGGCGAAAGCGGCCCACAGAAACTCATTAGGTCCATTACAAAGTCAATTTATTACCAAGAACAACACTAGAGTAATTAGTCAACGAGGAGGCCTAGCGGTGCTGCCCTGCAGCGTCACCATGACAACACCAGCCACT GTGTCCTGGTTCCGCCGGAAAGACTACCAGCTGCTGACGGTCGGCCTATCGACGTACAGCAGCGACGACCGGTTCCTGGTGGAGCACACGCGCCACCTCGGCAACTGGGCGCTCCGGATAAAGAACGCTCGCAAGGAGGACGAAGGACTTTACGAGTGCCAAATCTCCACACATCCACCCCAGTCGATATTCATCGAGCTTAGGATCGTCG AGGCGGTAGCAGAAATTCTCGAAGCGCCCGATTTGCATATAGACGAAGGATCAACACTGCGGCTGGAATGCAAACTGAAACGTGCCACCGAAAGTCCGCTGTATGTCTTTTG GTACCACGAGGACCGGATGGTGAACTACGACCAGGAGGATGGCGTGTCGGTGTCGAGCAGCAAGCTCACCTCCAGCATCCTGACGGTGCGGAACGCGACGGCCCGGCACGGTGGCAACTACACCTGCGCCCCGGCCAACGCCCGCCAGTCCAGCGTCTACGTGCACGTGCTGAAAG GTGAAAAACCGGAGGCGATGCAGGTGCCGCACAAAAATCCGACCGCCACATCCGGATCCCGGGCGGCAACAGCGACAACGGCGACGTCCGgcctgtgtgtggttttgtgtggAATGCTTCCAGCCTGGACGACGGTCAGCCTCATCCTGACGGCGCTGCTTCGCTGGATCCCTGCACCGGCGGCCTCCGTGCCGGGgtaccggaccggagtggTCCGGCACGGAGGACGGTCCCTCCCCTCCCTGCGACACGCCTCCCCGCTACTCTGTATACTAATTGCCCTTCTACTCTCCGTTCAGACCTTCTTCAGCAAAAGCATTAAACTGTTCGATGTGGTTTAA